The following proteins are co-located in the Trichomycterus rosablanca isolate fTriRos1 chromosome 14, fTriRos1.hap1, whole genome shotgun sequence genome:
- the LOC134326960 gene encoding zinc finger protein 135-like — protein sequence ECGKSFTKQSNLQQHQRVHTGEKPYNCSECGKSFAQQGTLQKHQRIHTGEKPFQCSECGSSFSRQSTLQRHQHIHTGEKPFQCSDCEKSFTQSSNLKLHQRIHTGEKPYYCSECGRSFSYSNALKVHQRIHTGEKPHHCSECGKSFIQSCDLKVHQRVHTGEKPYHCSECGKGFIQRSDLKVHQRVHTGEKPYHCLECGKSFAQQNNLQKHQRIHTGEKPYYCSECGKSFAEHGTLQKHQRIHTGEKPYNCTECGKSFAEHGTLQKHQRIHTGEKPYYCSECGKSFAEHSTLQNHQRIHTGEKPHNFTECGKSFTQSSALKVHQRIHTGEKPYHCLECGKSFTQSSVLTVHQRIHTGEKPYHCLECGKIFAHENNLKRHQRIHIE from the coding sequence gagtgtgggaagagttttactaagcagagtaatctccaacaacaccagcgtgttcacacaggagagaaaccatataactgctcagagtgtggaaagagttttgctcaacagggtacccttcaaaaacaccagcgcattcacacaggagagaagccatttcagtgctcagagtgtggaagcaGTTTTTCTCGTCAGAGTACGCTccaaagacaccagcacattcacacaggagagaagccatttcAGTGCTCGGactgtgaaaagagttttactcaaagcagTAACCTTAaattacaccagcgtattcacacaggagagaaaccgtattactgctcagagtgtgggaggagtttttcttacagtaatgctcttaaagtacaccagcgtattcacactggagaaaagccacatcactgctcagagtgtggaaagagtttcatTCAAAGttgtgaccttaaagtacaccagcgtgttcacactggagagaagccctatcactgctcagagtgtggaaagggtTTTATTCAAAgaagtgaccttaaagtacaccagcgtgttcacactggagagaagccgtatcactgcttagagtgtggaaagagttttgctcaacagaataaccttcaaaaacaccagcgtattcacacaggagagaaaccatattactgctcagagtgtggaaagagttttgctgaacatggtacccttcaaaaacaccagcgtattcacacaggagagaaaccatataactgcactgagtgtggaaagagttttgctgaacatggtacccttcaaaaacaccagcgtattcacacaggggagaaaccatattactgctcagagtgtggaaagagttttgctgaacatagtacccttcaaaaccaccagcgtattcacacaggagagaaaccacatAACTTcactgagtgtggaaaaagttttactcaaagtagtgcccttaaagtacaccagcgcattcacacaggagagaaaccgtatcactgcttagagtgtggaaagagttttactcaaagtagcgTCCTtacagtacaccagcgtattcacacaggagagaagccgtatcactgcttagagtgtggaaagatttttgctcatgaaaataatctcaaacggcatcagcgtattcacatagag